A stretch of Natator depressus isolate rNatDep1 chromosome 2, rNatDep2.hap1, whole genome shotgun sequence DNA encodes these proteins:
- the ACOT13 gene encoding acyl-coenzyme A thioesterase 13 isoform X1: MSSFTIHSFREMMKVLLSSSNFDRVLSKMTVLSATPGKVVCEMKIEEEHTNRGGTLHGGLTATLVDVVSTAALLYTERGLPGVSVDMNITIITLDGEQRRECRGGGVHVPGGTRFPCQQQNHQLQTTWCWFAEEQRGKTAESFLTSSCSSSGTSSP; this comes from the exons ATGAGCTCCTTCACGATCCACTCCTTCCGGGAGATGATGAAAGTCTTGCTGAGCTCATCCAACTTTGATCGGGTGTTAAGTAAG ATGACAGTTCTTTCTGCAACTCCTGGAAAGGTTGTTTGTGAAATGAAAATAGAGGAGGAGCACACAAACAGAGGTGGCACCTTGCATGGAGGTTTGACTGCCACACTGGTAGACGTAGTGTCAACAGCAGCATTGTTGTACACAGAAAGAGGACTACCCGGGGTCAGTGTGGATATGAACATTAC gattattACACTTGATGGAGAGCAGAGAAGAGAGTGCAGAGGAGGAGGCGTGCACGTCCCGGGAGGTACGAGATTTCCCTGCCAACAACAAAATCATCAACTACAAACAACATGGTGCTGGTTTGCAGAAGAGCAAAGAGGAAAAACAGCGGAGTCATTTCTAACTTCATCCTGCTCATCATCAGGCACATCATCGCCCTAA
- the ACOT13 gene encoding acyl-coenzyme A thioesterase 13 isoform X2: MSSFTIHSFREMMKVLLSSSNFDRVLSKMTVLSATPGKVVCEMKIEEEHTNRGGTLHGGLTATLVDVVSTAALLYTERGLPGVSVDMNITYMSAAKIGEEILITAQILKQGRSLAFASVDVTNKATGKFVAQGRHTKHLGH; this comes from the exons ATGAGCTCCTTCACGATCCACTCCTTCCGGGAGATGATGAAAGTCTTGCTGAGCTCATCCAACTTTGATCGGGTGTTAAGTAAG ATGACAGTTCTTTCTGCAACTCCTGGAAAGGTTGTTTGTGAAATGAAAATAGAGGAGGAGCACACAAACAGAGGTGGCACCTTGCATGGAGGTTTGACTGCCACACTGGTAGACGTAGTGTCAACAGCAGCATTGTTGTACACAGAAAGAGGACTACCCGGGGTCAGTGTGGATATGAACATTAC ATACATGTCTGCTGCTAAGATTGGGGAAGAGATATTGATCACTGCTCAGATTTTGAAGCAAGGAAGAAGTCTTGCCTTTGCCAGCGTGGATGTAACAAACAAGGCAACGGGAAAGTTTGTGGCACAAGGCAGACATACAAAACACCTTGGACATTAA
- the C2H6orf62 gene encoding uncharacterized protein C6orf62 homolog produces the protein MGDPNSRKKQALNRLRAQLRKKKESLADQFDFKMYIAFVFKDKKKKSALFEVSEVIPVMTNNYEENILKGVRDSSYSLESSIELLQKDIVQLHAPRYQSMRRDVIGCTQEMDFILWPRNDIEKIVCLLFSRWKGSDDEPYRPVQAKFEFHHGDYEKQFLHVLSRKDKTGIVVNNPNQSVFLFIDRQHLQTPKNKATIFKLCSICLYLPQEQLTHWAVGTIEDHLHPYMPE, from the exons ATGGGGGACCCAAACTCCCGGAAGAAACAAGCTCTGAACAGACTTCGTGCTCagcttagaaagaaaaaagaatcttTAGCTGACCAGTTTGATTTCAAGATGTATATTGCCTTTGTATTCAAGGACAAG aagaagAAGTCAGCACTTTTTGAAGTGTCTGAAGTGATACCAGTCATGACCAATAATTATGAAGAAAATATCCTGAAAGGTGTGCGGGATTCCAGCTATTCCTTGGAAAGTTCCATAGAGCTTCTACAGAAGGATATAGTACAGCTTCATGCACCCCGCTACCAGTCTATGCGCAGG GATGTGATTGGCTGTACTCAGGAGATGGACTTCATTCTTTGGCCTCGGAATGATATTGAGAAGATAGTCTGTCTCCTGTTTTCTCGGTGGAAGGGATCTGATGATGAGCCCTATAGGCCTGTTCAG GCCAAGTTTGAATTTCATCATGGTGACTATGAAAAACAGTTTCTGCATGTTCTGAGCCGAAAGGACAAGACTGGAATTGTTGTCAACAATCCTAACCAGTCAGTGTTTCTCTTCATTGACAGACAGCACTTGCAG ACTCCAAAAAACAAAGCTACTATCTTCAAGTTATGCAGCATCTGCCTGTACCTGCCACAGGAACAGCTCACCCACTGGGCGGTTGGTACCATAGAGGATCACCTCCATCCTTACATGCCAGAGTAG